A stretch of the Egicoccus sp. AB-alg6-2 genome encodes the following:
- a CDS encoding DNA-directed RNA polymerase subunit beta has translation MAGTAVNSRLSFAKIREALPIEELDLVAIQRLSFEWLIDQGLGEIFDEISPIEDSQGKMALSFLNHRFEDPKYSVEECKEKDYTYAAPLFVTAEFLNKEDGTIKSQTVFMGDFPVMSDKGTFIINGTERVVVSQLVRSPGVYFDASVDKTTGRDVFGCKVIPARGAWLEFEVDKRDLVAVRVDRKRKQPISVFYRALKAFAWNAEESRYELAPSEVLTAEVPDDEILEFFGGAESIALTLEKDNTGRTPAQALEEIYRKLRPGEPPNAEQAGQLLLGMFFQNKKYDLARVGRYKISGLEDDGFGHVKHGKLTDEFDALGFDRRDDHVLTREDCLATMSYLVKLHAGEDGYDTDDIDHFGNRRLRSVGELIQNQVRIGLSRMERVVRERMTTQDLEAITPQTLINIRPVVSAIREFFGTSQLSQFMDQTNPLAGLTHKRRLSALGPGGLSRERAGFEVRDVHPSHYGRMCPIETPEGPNIGLIGSLASYARINEYGFVETPYRKVVKGKVTDEIEYLTADEEDRYVVAQANAPVDEGKKSFVNDLVLVRAKGGEVREVPPANVDYMDVSPRQTVSISAALIPFLEHDDANRALMGANMQRQAVPLLRAESPFIGTGIEGKSAKDAGDVVVARRSGQVVEVAADHVVVRTDDDEIDRYYLTKFQRSNQGSCINQKPLVTEGQRIEAGETLADGPSTQNGELALGRNLLVGFMSWEGYNFEDAIILSERLVREDVLTSIHIEKLEVDARETKLGPEEITRDIPNVSEEVLANLDEEGIIRIGAEVQPGDILVGKVTPKGETELTPEERLLRAIFGEKAREVRDTSLKVPHGDRGIVIGVQRFSRADGDELPPGVNDMVRIYVAKKSKISEGDKLAGRHGNKGVISKILPVEDMPFLEDGTPLDIVLNPLGVPSRMNVGQVLETHLGWAAANGWKFETAPDWFDRINWDKELADVDGPVRLATPVFDGCSEDELIDLLANTRTTDDGVRLVGVDGKATVFDGRSGQQLDAQVTVGYMYVLKLHHLVDDKIHARSTGPYSMITQQPLGGKAQFGGQRFGEMEVWALEAYGASYALQELLTIKSDDTLGRVKVYEAIVKGENIPEPGIPESFKVLIKEMQALALNVEVLNATGQEIELRESEDDAFRAAEALGIDLSRPERPTADG, from the coding sequence TTGGCTGGCACCGCCGTCAACTCGCGTCTCAGTTTCGCAAAGATCCGTGAGGCGCTGCCCATCGAGGAACTCGACCTCGTCGCCATTCAGCGACTGTCGTTCGAGTGGCTCATCGACCAGGGCCTGGGGGAGATCTTCGACGAGATCTCGCCCATCGAAGACAGCCAGGGCAAGATGGCGCTGTCCTTCCTCAACCACCGGTTCGAGGACCCCAAGTACTCCGTCGAGGAGTGCAAGGAGAAGGACTACACCTACGCCGCTCCGCTGTTCGTCACCGCCGAGTTCCTGAACAAGGAAGACGGCACGATCAAGTCCCAGACGGTCTTCATGGGGGACTTCCCCGTGATGAGCGACAAGGGCACGTTCATCATCAACGGCACCGAGCGTGTCGTCGTCTCCCAGCTGGTCCGCTCGCCGGGCGTGTACTTCGACGCCTCGGTCGACAAGACCACCGGTCGCGACGTGTTCGGCTGCAAGGTCATCCCGGCCCGCGGCGCGTGGCTGGAGTTCGAGGTCGACAAGCGCGACCTCGTCGCCGTGCGCGTGGACCGCAAGCGCAAGCAGCCCATCAGCGTCTTCTACCGCGCGCTGAAGGCTTTCGCCTGGAACGCCGAGGAGAGCCGCTACGAGCTCGCGCCGTCCGAGGTGCTGACCGCCGAGGTCCCCGACGACGAGATCCTCGAGTTCTTCGGCGGCGCGGAGTCGATCGCGCTCACGCTGGAGAAGGACAACACCGGCCGCACGCCGGCGCAGGCGCTCGAGGAGATCTACCGCAAGCTGCGTCCGGGCGAGCCGCCGAACGCCGAGCAGGCCGGCCAGCTGCTGCTGGGCATGTTCTTCCAGAACAAGAAGTACGACCTCGCCCGCGTCGGTCGCTACAAGATCTCCGGGCTCGAGGACGACGGCTTCGGCCACGTCAAGCACGGCAAGCTCACCGACGAGTTCGACGCCCTCGGCTTCGACCGTCGTGACGACCACGTCCTCACCCGCGAGGACTGCCTGGCCACGATGTCCTACCTCGTCAAGCTCCACGCCGGCGAGGACGGCTACGACACCGACGACATCGACCACTTCGGCAACCGCCGCCTGCGCAGCGTGGGCGAGCTCATCCAGAACCAGGTCCGTATCGGCCTGTCCCGGATGGAGCGCGTGGTCCGCGAGCGGATGACGACCCAGGACCTCGAGGCGATCACGCCCCAGACCCTGATCAACATCCGGCCGGTCGTGTCCGCCATCCGCGAGTTCTTCGGTACCTCGCAGCTGTCGCAGTTCATGGACCAGACCAACCCCCTGGCCGGCCTGACGCACAAGCGGCGTCTGTCCGCGCTCGGGCCGGGTGGTCTGTCGCGTGAGCGTGCCGGCTTCGAGGTCCGCGACGTCCACCCGTCGCACTACGGCCGCATGTGCCCGATCGAGACCCCTGAAGGCCCCAACATCGGCCTGATCGGCTCGCTCGCGTCCTACGCCCGCATCAACGAGTACGGGTTCGTCGAGACGCCCTACCGCAAGGTCGTCAAGGGCAAGGTCACCGACGAGATCGAGTACCTGACCGCCGACGAAGAGGACCGCTACGTCGTCGCGCAGGCCAACGCGCCGGTCGACGAGGGCAAGAAGAGCTTCGTCAACGACCTCGTGCTCGTGCGTGCCAAGGGCGGCGAGGTCCGCGAGGTCCCGCCGGCCAACGTCGACTACATGGACGTCTCGCCGCGTCAGACCGTCTCCATCTCGGCCGCACTGATCCCGTTCCTCGAGCACGACGACGCCAACCGCGCGCTCATGGGCGCCAACATGCAGCGGCAGGCCGTGCCGCTGCTGCGGGCCGAGTCGCCGTTCATCGGGACGGGCATCGAGGGCAAGTCCGCCAAGGACGCCGGCGACGTGGTCGTCGCCCGGCGGAGCGGTCAGGTCGTCGAGGTGGCGGCCGACCACGTGGTCGTGCGCACCGACGACGACGAGATCGACCGCTACTACCTGACCAAGTTCCAGCGCTCCAACCAGGGCTCGTGCATCAACCAGAAGCCGCTGGTCACCGAGGGACAGCGCATCGAGGCCGGCGAGACGCTGGCCGACGGTCCCTCGACCCAGAACGGTGAGCTGGCCCTGGGTCGCAACCTGCTGGTCGGGTTCATGTCCTGGGAGGGCTACAACTTCGAGGACGCGATCATCCTCTCCGAGCGGCTCGTCCGCGAGGACGTGCTGACCTCGATCCACATCGAGAAGCTCGAGGTCGACGCCCGCGAGACCAAGCTCGGTCCCGAGGAGATCACCCGCGACATCCCCAACGTCTCCGAAGAGGTGCTCGCCAACCTCGACGAAGAGGGGATCATCCGCATCGGCGCCGAGGTCCAGCCCGGCGACATCCTCGTCGGCAAGGTCACCCCGAAGGGTGAGACCGAGCTGACCCCCGAGGAGCGGCTGCTGCGGGCGATCTTCGGTGAGAAGGCCCGCGAGGTCCGCGACACCTCCCTGAAGGTGCCCCACGGTGACCGCGGCATCGTCATCGGCGTGCAGCGCTTCTCGCGCGCCGACGGCGACGAGCTGCCCCCCGGCGTCAACGACATGGTGCGGATCTACGTCGCCAAGAAGTCGAAGATCTCCGAGGGCGACAAGCTCGCCGGTCGTCACGGCAACAAGGGTGTCATCTCCAAGATCCTGCCCGTCGAGGACATGCCGTTCCTCGAGGACGGCACCCCGCTCGACATCGTGCTCAACCCGCTCGGCGTCCCGTCGCGCATGAACGTCGGCCAGGTGCTGGAGACCCACCTCGGGTGGGCCGCCGCCAACGGCTGGAAGTTCGAGACCGCGCCCGACTGGTTCGACCGGATCAACTGGGACAAGGAGCTCGCCGACGTCGACGGGCCCGTCCGCCTCGCCACCCCCGTCTTCGACGGCTGCAGCGAGGACGAGCTGATCGACCTGCTCGCCAACACCCGCACGACCGACGACGGGGTCCGCCTCGTCGGCGTCGACGGCAAGGCGACCGTCTTCGACGGCCGCAGCGGTCAGCAGCTCGATGCCCAGGTGACGGTCGGGTACATGTACGTGCTCAAGCTCCACCACCTGGTCGACGACAAGATCCACGCCCGCTCCACCGGCCCGTACTCGATGATCACCCAGCAGCCGCTGGGCGGGAAGGCGCAGTTCGGTGGCCAGCGGTTCGGCGAGATGGAGGTCTGGGCCCTCGAGGCCTATGGCGCCTCCTACGCCCTGCAGGAACTGCTGACCATCAAGTCCGACGACACCCTGGGCCGCGTCAAGGTCTACGAGGCGATCGTCAAGGGCGAGAACATCCCCGAACCGGGCATCCCCGAGTCCTTCAAGGTGCTCATCAAGGAGATGCAGGCGCTCGCGCTCAACGTCGAGGTGCTCAACGCGACCGGGCAGGAGATCGAGCTTCGGGAGTCCGAAGACGACGCCTTCCGGGCGGCCGAAGCGCTCGGCATCGACCTGTCCCGACCCGAGCGTCCGACGGCTGACGGGTAG
- the rplL gene encoding 50S ribosomal protein L7/L12 gives MAKLTTDELIDAFKELTLMELSELVKKFEDTFEVTAAAPVAVAAAGAGGGEVAAEEEKDSFDVVLTSAGEKKIQVIKEVRGLTNLGLKEAKELVESAPKPILEGVDKDAANAAKEKLEAAGATVELA, from the coding sequence ATGGCCAAGCTGACCACCGACGAGCTCATCGACGCCTTCAAGGAGCTCACGCTCATGGAGCTGAGCGAGCTCGTCAAGAAGTTCGAGGACACCTTCGAGGTCACCGCTGCTGCTCCGGTCGCCGTCGCGGCCGCGGGCGCGGGCGGTGGCGAGGTCGCCGCGGAGGAGGAGAAGGACTCCTTCGACGTCGTGCTGACCTCGGCCGGCGAGAAGAAGATCCAGGTCATCAAGGAGGTCCGCGGCCTCACCAACCTCGGCCTCAAGGAGGCCAAGGAGCTGGTCGAGAGCGCGCCCAAGCCGATCCTCGAAGGGGTCGACAAGGACGCCGCCAACGCCGCCAAGGAGAAGCTCGAGGCCGCCGGCGCCACCGTCGAACTGGCCTGA
- the rplA gene encoding 50S ribosomal protein L1 — protein MAKRGKKYRAALDKIEADRLYGPKAGLALLKEIDSAAYDSTVDCAFRLGIDPRKADQMVRGAVSLPHGIGKSVRVAVVAGGDKAAEAREAGADHVGGDELVEELGQGDLLDQIDSVIATPDMMGKLGRLGKVLGPRGLMPNPKSGTVTMNVGQAVKEIKAGRIEYRSDRNGNVHTILGKASFTTEQLVENYAALLDEIIRQRPSAAKGRYLQTVAVSTSMSPSVPLDPAKSRDLLEDDDA, from the coding sequence ATGGCGAAGCGAGGAAAGAAGTACCGCGCGGCCCTCGACAAGATCGAGGCCGACCGGCTCTACGGCCCCAAGGCGGGCCTGGCGCTGCTCAAGGAGATCGACAGCGCCGCGTACGACAGCACCGTCGACTGCGCCTTCCGGCTCGGCATCGACCCGCGCAAGGCGGACCAGATGGTCCGCGGCGCCGTGTCGCTGCCGCACGGCATCGGCAAGTCGGTCCGCGTCGCGGTCGTCGCCGGCGGTGACAAGGCCGCCGAAGCCCGCGAGGCGGGGGCCGACCACGTCGGTGGCGACGAGCTCGTCGAGGAACTCGGTCAGGGCGACCTGCTCGACCAGATCGACTCGGTGATCGCCACGCCCGACATGATGGGCAAGCTCGGGCGGCTCGGAAAGGTGCTCGGCCCGCGCGGCCTGATGCCCAACCCGAAGTCGGGCACGGTGACGATGAACGTCGGCCAGGCGGTCAAGGAGATCAAGGCCGGCCGCATCGAGTACCGCTCGGACCGCAACGGCAACGTCCACACCATCCTGGGCAAGGCGTCGTTCACCACCGAGCAGCTGGTGGAGAACTACGCCGCGCTGCTCGACGAGATCATCCGTCAGCGTCCGTCGGCCGCCAAGGGCCGCTACCTGCAGACCGTCGCGGTCTCGACCTCGATGAGCCCGAGCGTCCCGCTCGACCCGGCCAAGTCGCGCGACCTGCTCGAGGACGACGACGCGTAG
- the rplK gene encoding 50S ribosomal protein L11 produces the protein MAKKVAGFIKLQIPAGAANPAPPVGPALGQHSVNIMEFCKAFNERTQQMQGDIVPVEITVYEDRSFTFIMKTPPAAQLLMKAAGLQGGSGTPNTVKVGKVTRDQVREIAEKKMPDLNAIDIDGAMKIIEGTARSMGLNVEG, from the coding sequence ATGGCGAAGAAGGTCGCAGGCTTCATCAAGCTGCAGATCCCGGCCGGTGCGGCCAACCCCGCCCCGCCCGTCGGCCCGGCGCTGGGTCAGCACTCCGTGAACATCATGGAGTTCTGCAAGGCGTTCAACGAGCGCACCCAGCAGATGCAGGGTGACATCGTCCCGGTGGAGATCACGGTCTACGAGGACCGCTCGTTCACCTTCATCATGAAGACCCCGCCCGCCGCCCAGCTGCTGATGAAGGCCGCCGGACTGCAGGGCGGGTCGGGCACGCCCAACACGGTCAAGGTCGGCAAGGTCACGCGTGACCAGGTCCGCGAGATCGCCGAGAAGAAGATGCCCGACCTCAACGCGATCGACATCGACGGCGCGATGAAGATCATCGAGGGCACCGCCCGCTCGATGGGTCTCAACGTCGAGGGCTGA
- the nusG gene encoding transcription termination/antitermination protein NusG, whose amino-acid sequence MSDDATIPDAAERSDGEQDLDREPVREELPPVEAPDRPADAELRSASNADNPANVPAADESLTVADDLPGIAEPLAPHADLDAVAEAVVPIGDESVEDEAGELDAVGATETAPGTTDDAAGADAPDSLGADDLDDLLGIASGGATDEVDPGGVAVDAVDVPAAEPADPATDAPTGDGDAETTEAPVRRGRPRSLEDVRDKKELNRLLGDWYVVHTYAGYEQRVKDNLLSRVEALEAEDRIYEVHIPTEEVTEYKKGKKTTSQKKFLPGYVLVRMEMDDEVWGIVRHTPAVTGFVGSPGTRPVPLPLREVATTLKLPDEYVEEVEPEEGAAPAQPEKVVAEIDLEVGETVRVTGGPFADFTGTIAEINLDQAKLKVLVSVFGRETPLELPFDNVAKL is encoded by the coding sequence GTGTCCGACGACGCCACCATCCCCGACGCCGCCGAGCGCAGCGACGGCGAGCAGGACCTCGACCGCGAGCCGGTCCGTGAGGAACTGCCTCCCGTCGAGGCGCCCGACCGCCCGGCCGACGCCGAGCTGCGCTCGGCGTCCAACGCCGACAACCCGGCCAACGTCCCGGCCGCTGACGAGAGCCTGACCGTGGCCGACGACCTGCCCGGAATCGCCGAGCCCCTGGCTCCGCACGCCGACCTCGACGCGGTCGCCGAGGCGGTCGTGCCCATCGGCGACGAGTCCGTCGAGGACGAGGCCGGTGAGCTCGACGCCGTCGGCGCGACCGAGACCGCGCCCGGCACGACCGACGACGCCGCGGGTGCCGACGCGCCGGACTCGCTCGGCGCCGACGACCTCGACGACCTGCTCGGCATCGCCTCCGGCGGGGCGACAGACGAGGTGGACCCGGGTGGCGTGGCCGTCGACGCGGTCGACGTGCCGGCCGCCGAGCCCGCGGATCCGGCCACCGACGCACCGACCGGCGACGGAGACGCCGAGACGACCGAGGCGCCCGTCCGCCGCGGCCGTCCGCGCTCGCTCGAGGACGTGCGGGACAAGAAGGAACTCAACCGCCTGCTCGGTGACTGGTACGTCGTCCACACCTACGCCGGCTACGAGCAGCGCGTGAAGGACAACCTGCTCAGCCGTGTCGAGGCGCTCGAGGCCGAGGACCGCATCTACGAGGTGCACATCCCGACCGAAGAGGTCACCGAGTACAAGAAGGGCAAGAAGACCACGTCGCAGAAGAAGTTCCTGCCCGGCTACGTGCTGGTGCGTATGGAGATGGACGACGAGGTCTGGGGCATCGTCCGCCACACCCCGGCGGTCACCGGCTTCGTCGGCTCGCCGGGCACGCGCCCCGTGCCGCTGCCGCTGCGCGAGGTCGCCACGACGCTCAAGCTGCCCGACGAGTACGTCGAGGAGGTCGAGCCCGAGGAGGGCGCGGCCCCCGCGCAGCCCGAGAAGGTCGTCGCCGAGATCGACCTCGAGGTCGGCGAGACCGTCCGGGTCACCGGCGGGCCGTTTGCGGACTTCACCGGCACGATCGCCGAGATCAACCTCGACCAGGCCAAGCTCAAGGTGCTCGTGAGCGTCTTCGGTCGCGAGACGCCGCTCGAGCTGCCTTTCGACAACGTCGCCAAGCTGTAG
- the secE gene encoding preprotein translocase subunit SecE: protein MSRESKRNAGREQRRTAGQASAADEAPRSEGRTPPAQFLREVRSELRKVAWPNRKEVTSYTIVVLVVTLVLVLLVWGMDYIFRNAVINTLG, encoded by the coding sequence ATGAGTCGCGAATCGAAGCGCAACGCCGGTCGTGAGCAACGGCGCACCGCCGGTCAGGCCAGCGCCGCCGACGAGGCACCCCGCTCCGAGGGGCGCACACCGCCGGCGCAGTTCCTGCGCGAGGTGCGCAGCGAGCTGCGCAAGGTCGCCTGGCCCAACCGCAAGGAGGTCACCTCGTACACGATCGTCGTGCTCGTGGTGACCCTCGTCCTCGTGCTGCTGGTCTGGGGCATGGACTACATCTTCCGAAACGCCGTCATCAACACCCTGGGCTAA
- a CDS encoding MaoC/PaaZ C-terminal domain-containing protein — translation MSRFEVGTVLPEVTERSQLTTSVAYAAASGDLNPLHYDPEFAGKVSPTGGIIAHGMYAMGLASRVLTAFAGGPEHVVEINVRFTRPWPLHTSSTFGGTVTNVDGDLATVQLWGRNDNGDQILKGVGRIRA, via the coding sequence ATGAGTCGCTTCGAGGTCGGCACCGTGCTGCCGGAGGTCACCGAGCGCTCCCAGCTCACCACGTCGGTGGCCTACGCGGCCGCGTCCGGGGACCTCAACCCGCTGCACTACGACCCCGAGTTCGCCGGAAAGGTGAGTCCGACGGGCGGGATCATCGCCCACGGGATGTATGCGATGGGACTCGCGTCGCGTGTGCTGACCGCCTTCGCCGGTGGCCCCGAACACGTCGTCGAGATCAACGTCCGGTTCACCCGTCCGTGGCCGCTGCACACCTCGTCGACGTTCGGCGGGACCGTCACCAACGTCGATGGCGACCTCGCCACCGTGCAGCTGTGGGGCCGCAACGACAACGGTGACCAGATCCTCAAGGGGGTCGGCCGAATCCGCGCCTGA
- a CDS encoding MaoC family dehydratase N-terminal domain-containing protein: protein MALNTDKVGTTYPAYTYEVSREKIREYASALGEHDPRYFSDGDDCVAPPTFAAAFTITKGGQAVFADPELGAHWTLVHGSQGYTYGERPVRPGDVLRCTPRIADITIRGRNELLTIEVDCRFADDDALAVRSKAVIVFLGSAPAADAGGDGSAPAADAGGDGSARAAEQGGAA from the coding sequence ATGGCGCTCAACACCGACAAGGTCGGGACCACCTACCCCGCCTACACCTACGAGGTGTCGCGCGAGAAGATCCGCGAGTACGCGTCCGCCCTCGGCGAACACGACCCGCGCTACTTCAGCGACGGCGACGACTGCGTCGCGCCACCCACGTTCGCCGCCGCCTTCACCATCACCAAGGGCGGCCAGGCGGTCTTCGCCGACCCCGAACTCGGTGCCCACTGGACCCTGGTCCACGGCTCGCAGGGCTACACCTACGGCGAGCGCCCGGTCCGGCCGGGCGACGTGCTCCGCTGCACACCACGCATCGCCGACATCACCATCCGCGGACGCAACGAGCTGCTCACCATCGAGGTGGACTGCCGCTTCGCCGACGACGATGCCCTGGCCGTGCGGTCCAAGGCCGTCATCGTCTTCCTCGGTTCTGCGCCGGCGGCTGACGCCGGCGGCGACGGTTCTGCCCCGGCGGCTGATGCCGGCGGCGACGGTTCTGCGCGAGCGGCGGAGCAGGGGGGTGCGGCATGA
- the rpmG gene encoding 50S ribosomal protein L33, producing the protein MPKNDNRPKVTLACTECKERNYITSKHRVNQRERIELRKFCSRCRQHQVHRETR; encoded by the coding sequence ATGCCCAAGAACGACAACCGCCCCAAGGTGACGCTGGCTTGCACCGAGTGCAAGGAGCGCAACTACATCACCTCCAAGCACCGCGTGAACCAGCGTGAGCGCATCGAGCTGCGCAAGTTCTGCTCGCGCTGCCGCCAGCACCAGGTGCACCGCGAGACCCGTTGA